A window from Canis lupus familiaris isolate Mischka breed German Shepherd chromosome 18, alternate assembly UU_Cfam_GSD_1.0, whole genome shotgun sequence encodes these proteins:
- the FAM111B gene encoding serine protease FAM111B, whose amino-acid sequence MNSQKPEDNKAFTTAEYGQSTSPEDPEDTVMEQTRPGTPAAHSLSDIKDWSKTIKLKSEVKREASMEIQKPDVGTSKKCSFTFTLNENVRKSDRSVFTAHGKHTESIYSALKANDNFKERMQNHLNKNILVYEEKTIDGYVNLGMPLKCLPRDSHFKITFGQRKCNQEDDQMFRQCENPNVECILFHVVAVGKSIKKILKIKELHERGSTVCVYALKGETIKEALSKDGRFRSDLDEFEWKVMEDHQKIHGKQSLVDEVSGKTLEMDIFKKRNVRAGAHKKIKQESESATDEISPFEQLQSEIIEHKPETDGETEDVESKKEETVSLQSLGHDIERKKRRTIFRIRDYYTNSVKRKYGRSSSRHRQRPHVGMQHVINQTIQRTATNVWLKNCQVLSKVIMDQYPNFNEEARWMRNYFRDEQKKAKVPASQQFNIYKKYFAKVTENSTSVATCEDLIHLSKSVGFMMWYNNRNMGNATCFVFNHGYIFTCRHVINKIVGEGTDLNLWPEIISQCAKVTFSHKRFLPDNQDWYALDPWFGVSDGNLDYAILKLSQHQNGFPPGLFRQISSQQSSDLIYIIGHPEGQVKKIDGCAVIPINQRMERYAEQLQDEMVGSNAATYNAFPMFTQRSFLPEVWSNDTLSYDTCFSSGSSGSPVFSASGQLVAMHTIGHFYKRGENVHAIIEFGYLMNSILCDIKQKSESFYQFLMEDKTENCTKDYTIQELSLQEYQIEPMEH is encoded by the exons ATGAATTCCCAGAAACCTGAAGACAACAAGGCATTCACTACTGCAGAATATGGCCAGAGTACCAGCCCTGAAGATCCAGAG gataCTGTCATGGAGCAGACACGTCCTGGCACACCTGCTGCTCATTCTCTATCTGACATTAAAGACTGGAGCAAGACCATTAAGCTTAAAAGTGAAGTCAAGCGTGAAGCATCTATGGAAATTCAGAAGCCAGACGTGGGGACcagtaaaaaatgttcttttacttTTACCTTGAATGAAAATGTCAGGAAGTCAGACCGTAGTGTGTTTACAGCACATGGTAAACACACTGAGAGTATCTACTCTGCCCTGAAAGCTAATGACAATTTCAAAGAAAGGATGCAGAATCATCTCAATAAAAACATCCTTGTTTATGAAGAAAAGACAATAGATGGATATGTAAATTTAGGAATGCCTCTCAAGTGCCTACCTAGAgattcccattttaaaataacGTTTGGTCAAAGAAAGTGTAACCAGGAAGATGACCAGATGTTCCGCCAATGTGAAAATCCAAACGTGGAatgcattctttttcatgtggttGCTGTTGGAAAGAGTATAAAAAAGATTCTGAAGATCAAGGAACTGCATGAAAGAGGAAGTACAGTTTGTGTCTATGCTTTAAAGGGTGAGACTATCAAAGAAGCTCTAAGCAAGGATGGCCGATTTCGGTCTGACCTCGATGAATTTGAATGGAAAGTAATGGAAGATCATCAGAAAATTCATGGGAAACAGTCCCTGGTGGATGAAGTATCTGGAAAAACCTTAGAGATGGACATTTTTAAGAAACGAAATGTCAGGGCAGGTgcccataaaaaaattaaacaggagaGTGAAAGTGCCACTGATGAGATCAGTCCCTTTGAACAGCTACAGTCTGAGATCATAGAACACAAACCagagacagatggggaaaccgaaGATGTAGAatccaagaaagaagaaactgtcTCACTTCAGAGTCTGGGGCATGATATTGAACGTAAAAAACGACGCACAATTTTCAGAATTAGGGATTATTACACTAATAGTGTGAAGAGAAAATACGGGAGGAGCAGCTCAAGACATAGGCAAAGGCCCCATGTGGGTATGCAGCATGTTATTAATCAAACTATCCAGAGGACGGCAACTAACGTCTGGCTAAAGAATTGCCAAGTGTTGAGCAAAGTTATAATGGATCAGTATCCAAATTTTAATGAAGAGGCACGTTGGATGAGAAACTATTTTCGGGATGAGCAGAAGAAAGCCAAAGTGCCAGCATCTCAACAATTCAACATATATAAAAAGTACTTTGCAAAAGTGACTGAAAATTCTACTTCAGTTGCAACCTGCgaagaccttattcatcttagtAAGTCAGTTGGGTTCATGATGTGGTATAATAACAGAAACATGGGGAATGCTACTTGCTTTGTCTTCAATCATGGTTATATTTTCACCTGTCGACATGTAATCAATAAAATAGTGGGAGAAGGCACAGATCTAAATTTGTGGCCAGAGATAATAAGCCAATGTGCAAAGGTAACTTTCAGTCATAAAAGGTTCCTCCCTGATAATCAAGATTGGTATGCCCTTGATCCATGGTTTGGAGTGTCTGATGGAAATCTAGATTATGCCATTTTAAAGCTAAGCCAACATCAAAATGGATTTCCTCCAGGCCTGTTTAGACAAATTTCCTCTCAACAGTCCAGtgatttgatttatataattggtCACCCAGAAGGCCAGGTCAAGAAAATAGATGGTTGTGCTGTGATTCCAATAAATCAGCGGATGGAGAGATATGCAGAACAACTCCAAGATGAGATGGTAGGATCCAATGCTGCTACTTACAATGCTTTCCCCATGTTTACCCAGAGAAGTTTCCTACCAGAAGTTTGGAGCAATGACACACTTAGTTATGATACCTGTTTTTCTAGTGGATCCTCTGGCTCCCCAGTATTTAGTGCATCAGGCCAATTGGTTGCTATGCATACCATTGGGCATTTTTACAAACGTGGAGAGAATGTCCATGCCATTATTGAATTTGGCTATTTGATGAATTCAATTCTTTGTGATATTAAACAGAAAAGCGAGAGCTTCTATCAATTCTTAATGGAAGATAAAACTGAGAACTGCACCAAAGACTATACCATACAAGAGTTGTCACTTCAAGAATATCAGATTGAACCCATGGAACACTAG